In the genome of Spirochaetia bacterium, one region contains:
- a CDS encoding alpha-amylase family glycosyl hydrolase produces MDSRDLRISVRTRTEINYFAPLFRTDIPVPEYYRQAADIAYRFNSTNTEKKKHLYISAAHLNACAILHYLYQHIITEYITHTNTDFFSRIESLVGKNYDCQEVIAFFAKEFPSPLLSEQVPNIDYFTEETIRGFFIHQVLATNPAIVKAIAPFITPDNVVFPQATKALSALMGGYLKNNPTVGGTDEDLFSFLTRPARLHPDSLIEQLQYILSAWKDFIPKEIERLLLNAIDFAKEEEKPRGFGNTPGKPETYVPDYSRSMDEYEAFSEDRNWMPNVVMIAKSTLVWLDQLSKFYGCSITRLDQIPDKELDFLQERGFTALWLIGLWERSDASKRIKQLCGNPDAEASAYSLKNEEIAPAIGGWEALENLRQRCAERGIKLASDMVPNHTGIDSDWVMYHPEYFLQQSFPPFPSYTYNGPDLSSNPDIEIKIEDHYYDQSDAAVTFRRIDKRTGETRYIFHGNDGTSMPWNDTAQLDFLNPVTREAVYQQIRHVAQNFHIIRFDAAMTLAKKHIQRLWYPKPGHGGDIAGRASYSLTDREFDARIPKEFWREVVDRMAQELPDTLLLAEAFWMMEGYFVRTLGMHRVYNSAFMNMLKNQENRKYREAIKATISFEPEILKRYVNFMSNPDEETAIGQFGDGDKYFGVCTLLATMPGLPMFGHGQIEGFHEKYGMEYRRAYWDEWPNQQLVEGHEKKIFPLLKKRSLYSGVAHFQLYDLCNGSNIQESAFCYSNSYGKEKSLVLYNNQYEQVEGFIRTSAPKLDKTTGQKKTTSLAEALGLTVSGKRFLICKNFSDGLYYIVPSLRLFEEGLWVHLNGYESRVYMQIKEVEDVDGNYEKICNMLEGKGIDDMENAVRLLRLEPLFSTMTSLRNHHTLDTLTALLKSKSTKAMNRKLIIQLAEMYAKLPLVYENMPSTAKELLPGPPAEIIPAKMLGTLTKFASLFTDNPILCNLVTIMDELPLVMAGALFLTPFVNDKMSLEELLEANDKMLTDHFFENQLEEIGCKGDQTRRICHGSAVFLIAYRYMGTNPKKALQLLLQHQGALDFAMCNTYQGTVWYNKEAMQELIILSALSAGLFPDTDFPFMEYLEQNLEKESTSEYKVDKLIN; encoded by the coding sequence ATGGATTCCAGAGACCTGAGAATTTCCGTCCGAACCAGGACGGAAATAAATTATTTTGCACCTTTGTTCAGAACAGATATTCCCGTCCCAGAATATTATCGTCAGGCTGCAGACATCGCATACCGATTCAATTCGACAAATACAGAGAAAAAAAAGCATTTATACATAAGTGCGGCACACCTTAATGCTTGTGCTATCCTTCATTACCTATACCAACATATAATCACAGAATATATCACCCACACGAATACCGACTTCTTTTCAAGAATCGAATCATTGGTCGGTAAAAATTATGACTGCCAGGAAGTAATAGCATTCTTTGCAAAGGAATTCCCTTCGCCCCTTCTGTCCGAGCAAGTACCGAACATAGATTATTTTACAGAAGAAACAATCCGCGGCTTTTTCATCCATCAGGTCTTGGCAACCAACCCTGCCATAGTCAAGGCAATTGCGCCTTTCATTACACCGGACAATGTCGTTTTTCCCCAAGCTACCAAAGCTCTTTCAGCTCTGATGGGAGGATATCTGAAAAATAATCCGACCGTAGGCGGAACTGATGAAGATCTTTTCTCTTTTCTGACCCGCCCTGCACGTTTGCATCCCGATTCTCTTATTGAACAACTCCAATATATCCTTTCTGCTTGGAAGGATTTCATACCAAAAGAAATCGAGCGGCTGCTACTCAACGCAATTGACTTTGCTAAGGAAGAAGAAAAGCCAAGAGGTTTCGGAAATACTCCGGGAAAACCAGAAACCTACGTCCCTGATTACAGCAGAAGCATGGATGAGTATGAAGCCTTTTCCGAAGACCGTAATTGGATGCCTAATGTGGTAATGATTGCAAAGAGCACACTTGTCTGGCTTGACCAGCTCAGTAAGTTCTATGGATGTTCAATTACCCGACTGGATCAGATTCCTGACAAAGAACTTGACTTTCTACAAGAGAGAGGTTTTACAGCGTTATGGCTGATAGGGCTTTGGGAACGAAGCGATGCAAGCAAAAGGATCAAGCAACTATGTGGAAATCCTGATGCAGAAGCCTCTGCTTACTCTCTCAAGAATGAAGAAATCGCTCCCGCAATCGGAGGATGGGAAGCCTTGGAAAACCTCAGGCAACGTTGTGCAGAAAGAGGTATCAAGCTAGCTTCCGACATGGTACCGAACCATACAGGCATCGACAGTGATTGGGTAATGTATCATCCTGAGTATTTTCTCCAACAAAGTTTTCCTCCTTTCCCATCCTATACCTACAACGGACCGGACCTTTCAAGTAATCCTGACATTGAAATAAAAATCGAAGATCACTACTATGACCAAAGTGATGCGGCTGTCACATTTCGGCGCATTGACAAACGTACAGGAGAAACCCGTTATATTTTCCATGGAAATGACGGAACTTCCATGCCATGGAATGATACCGCACAGCTTGATTTTCTCAATCCGGTTACCCGAGAAGCCGTGTATCAGCAGATCAGACATGTTGCACAGAATTTTCACATCATCAGATTCGACGCAGCTATGACTTTGGCTAAAAAACACATCCAAAGACTTTGGTATCCAAAGCCTGGACATGGCGGTGATATTGCAGGAAGAGCCTCATACAGCCTGACAGACAGGGAATTTGATGCAAGAATTCCAAAAGAGTTCTGGAGAGAAGTGGTTGATAGAATGGCACAGGAATTACCCGATACATTGCTGTTAGCCGAAGCTTTCTGGATGATGGAGGGTTATTTCGTCAGGACGCTGGGTATGCACAGGGTCTACAACAGTGCATTCATGAATATGCTCAAGAATCAGGAAAACAGAAAGTACAGAGAAGCCATAAAGGCAACAATAAGCTTCGAACCAGAAATCCTGAAAAGATATGTCAATTTTATGAGCAATCCTGATGAAGAAACTGCAATCGGTCAATTCGGAGACGGAGATAAATATTTCGGTGTCTGTACACTTCTGGCAACAATGCCAGGGCTTCCGATGTTCGGACATGGTCAAATTGAAGGTTTTCACGAAAAATATGGCATGGAATATCGCAGGGCATACTGGGATGAATGGCCAAACCAGCAACTGGTAGAAGGACATGAAAAGAAAATTTTCCCCCTGTTGAAAAAGCGTAGCCTCTACAGCGGTGTAGCGCATTTCCAGCTTTACGACCTTTGCAATGGCTCCAACATCCAAGAATCAGCCTTCTGTTATTCAAACAGCTACGGTAAAGAAAAATCTCTTGTACTCTACAACAACCAGTATGAACAAGTGGAGGGTTTCATTCGTACCTCCGCACCAAAGCTCGACAAAACAACAGGCCAGAAAAAAACAACGTCACTGGCCGAAGCTCTTGGATTGACAGTCAGCGGAAAAAGATTTCTCATCTGCAAGAATTTTTCCGATGGGCTTTACTATATAGTGCCTTCTCTCCGGCTCTTTGAAGAAGGATTGTGGGTACATCTGAACGGCTATGAGAGTCGTGTGTATATGCAGATCAAGGAAGTTGAAGACGTGGATGGCAATTATGAAAAAATCTGTAACATGCTGGAAGGCAAAGGCATCGATGATATGGAAAATGCAGTTCGTTTGCTTCGTCTCGAACCACTGTTCTCCACGATGACAAGCTTAAGGAATCACCATACATTGGATACGCTTACTGCCCTGTTAAAAAGCAAGTCAACAAAGGCAATGAACAGAAAACTGATTATTCAACTTGCTGAAATGTATGCAAAGCTACCTTTGGTCTACGAAAACATGCCTTCGACAGCAAAGGAATTATTGCCGGGGCCTCCTGCAGAAATCATCCCGGCAAAAATGCTCGGGACACTGACAAAATTTGCAAGTCTTTTTACGGATAATCCAATCCTATGCAATCTTGTGACAATCATGGATGAATTGCCTCTGGTTATGGCCGGAGCCTTATTCCTCACTCCTTTTGTCAATGATAAGATGAGTTTGGAAGAACTGCTGGAAGCCAATGACAAAATGCTCACAGACCATTTCTTTGAAAACCAACTCGAAGAAATCGGATGCAAGGGTGACCAGACAAGAAGGATCTGTCATGGAAGCGCTGTTTTCTTGATTGCTTACCGCTACATGGGAACAAATCCTAAAAAAGCATTGCAACTCCTCCTTCAGCACCAAGGAGCTTTGGATTTTGCAATGTGTAATACATATCAAGGAACTGTCTGGTACAACAAGGAAGCCATGCAAGAATTGATTATACTCAGTGCATTGTCTGCCGGTTTGTTCCCTGATACTGATTTCCCATTCATGGAATATTTGGAACAGAATCTGGAAAAAGAAAGTACCAGTGAGTATAAAGTTGACAAGCTGATAAATTAA